One region of Eleutherodactylus coqui strain aEleCoq1 chromosome 5, aEleCoq1.hap1, whole genome shotgun sequence genomic DNA includes:
- the TMEM174 gene encoding transmembrane protein 174, translating to MEQNSPSAGDFSLNVFSLSPYANSQPDARVSEGDKAGATLLFSGAFLGLVGLTFTVKAWIQSDQGLGWTQLLGPILLSVGVTFALIAVCKFKMLTCKSCKRSNETAIDPEQPTTGQSFVFSGINQPITFHGATVVQCIPPPYTYQDAIARSSTASSLAPNNSSPGMISGIVPPIFPPQYCSIYPLENPAFVEDEESSQSPDYERCVSSI from the coding sequence ATGGAACAGAACAGTCCATCGGCGGGTGATTTCTCCCTCAATGTATTTTCACTTTCTCCATATGCAAACAGCCAACCTGATGCGCGGGTCTCTGAAGGGGATAAAGCTGGTGCAACGTTACTGTTTTCTGGAGCTTTTCTGGGACTGGTTGGACTTACATTCACTGTAAAGGCATGGATTCAAAGTGATCAAGGACTTGGGTGGACTCAACTGTTGGGTCCTATTCTGCTCTCAGTTGGTGTGACTTTTGCATTGATTGCTGTATGTAAGTTTAAGATGCTTACTTGCAAATCTTGTAAGAGAAGTAATGAGACAGCTATTGACCCAGAACAACCTACAACGGGACAGTCCTTTGTCTTCAGCGGAATTAATCAGCCAATAACTTTCCATGGTGCTACGGTGGTACAGTGTATTCCTCCTCCATACACTTATCAGGATGCTATCGCGAGAAGTTCAACTGCTTCCTCACTTGCCCCGAATAATAGTAGTCCTGGAATGATTAGTGGGATAGTCCCACCAATATTCCCCCCTCAATATTGTAGCATCTACCCTCTAGAAAATCCAGCATTTGTGGAAGATGAAGAATCTTCACAATCTCCAGATTATGAAAGGTGTGTATCATCCATTTAA